The genomic segment GAGCGACAGCTTTATGCGAGTTCAACCGTGATCTCCTTTCTTGGAACGATCCTCGTCGCTGCCGTCGCCGTCAGCGCCGCGGTCACGCGGGCAATGAGCGCCAGCGTTTCGTGCCTGTAGGACACCTGTCATTCCCGCTTTACCTTACGCATGGCGTGATCCTCTGCCTCGTTGCTTCGAGGGTCGGCATCTGGCTGCTGATCGGCGAAGACGACGGCTACGTCACTGCCGCGATCGAAAACAGCTGTTGTGCCGCCGTGCCTACTAGCCGCCTGGCTGTCCGCTCCGATTGAGTCATTTGCGACAGACCCGGAAAACGAATCTCTGATCGCGTCGGACTATCCTCTAGCAAGCCATCACAGAACACGAGAGATGCGTGAGATGGCTGCCGCAGCAGCACTTCGAAATAGGCTGCTGATGTTGGCCACTTGCGGAATCATCCAGAAATCGTCATATCGCTGGTTGACGAAAAGGTGCTCCCCGAAGCTCGGCTTGTTGAAGAGAATCGACTCCATCGCGTGCACCATCTCGAAACCGCAGCAGTAGGACACGAGCCGGGCGCCACGCCGCTTCAGATAGTCCGTCGCCATCGGGTCGAACTGGCCGCCGAGTTCGATCAACACGTCGACGTTGTCCTTTGCGTGATCGAACGTGACCGTCGGCCAGCGCTCCAGATCCCAGGGCAACTTGTCAGTGATCGGAATGTACGTCGTCTTGACGAGCACCACGCTTTCCACATTCGGGCAATTCTTGAGCGCTTCCGCCAAAAAAACGGCGTTTTGCTTGATGCCGTTGTTCCAGAGCGTCTCGACCTCGTGATGTAGACCGATCGTGATCCAATACGCAGCTTCTCCATTGCCCGTCACTCCATTGCGCCAATGCTCATTTCCTGAACTTCATCGTCATGCCTTCGCGTAGACCGCTTCGAGCGCTTCCGTGTAGATGCGTACGTTCTTCTCGCTCTCCGGATCGAGCTTGCGCAGGAACGACTTGGCCGTCGCGCGGTAGCTGTCGAGATTCTCGTCATGCACTTCGAACGCGCGCGCAACGCCCGGCCGCCCTCCTCGCAGTCGAGATCGTGATAGCGGTAGCCGCAATCGTCGATCAGATGCGAGTTGTGAATCAACGGATACGCACCGTACAGCGCCTCGTAATACACGTAGTTCTGCGCGTTTTCCCACTGGTGACTGACCACTGCGTCCACCGAGATCGTAACAATCTGCGCGAACGGAAACCGACCTTCGAACGAACCGAGTCCGTGCTTCACGTAATCGAGGCTCTGCGCGAAACCGACGAAAGCCGAGTGGTCCATCAGCTTGAACGTGTTGTATGCCCACACGCGCTCGAGCATGTCCGGATTTTCGCGATGCGCCACGTCGCAGGCGAGCATCGGGATGTAGCTCGTCTTCACCATGCAGACGTTCGGCTCGAAAATGCCCACGCGCCAGCGGCGACGGCCCGGCTGATAGCCAAATTTCTGACCGTTCGGCACCTTCGCGGCTTCGCGGTCGAGCACGACCGGACTCCACAGATGCGGCATGAGCTTGACCGGCGCGCGGAACAGCGTTTCGAAATACGGCTTGCAGCTGACTTCGTATTCCGGCAGCGTCCAGACTTCATCGTAAGGCGCGCCCGAAACGAGCAGCGCGTGCTGAAGGTTGAACACCATGCGTTCGATGTCGATGACGTAGTCGTTGCCCACGCGCATCGTAATGATCTTGCCGCCACGCTCACGGAACTTCACCGACCACTCTTTGTTGAGCTGCGCGCGCATTTCGATCATGACGTCGAGTTTCGTCTGGGCCGTTTCCATGTCGATGGAGCGGCACCGGCGAATCCGAAAGAAAGCGCTTGGCGTCCTCGGGACCGCCGTCGCCGCCGCCCGTCACCAGATAGGTCGACTTCACGCGCGGCGAGCGCATCAACAACATCACGAGATAAAGACAATTCTGAAAAATGCCGTTTTCCCAAAGCGATTGCTCGCCCTTGCGGATGTAGATGGAAACGCCGACATTGATCCGCTCCGGCATGCGGGATTTGCTTTGCATGTTCATACGCCTACCTCGAGCTTGCTTCCCTGGCAAAGGTTGATCAACCGGTCTGCGAAGGCATCCAGCTTTGCTTGATTGAAAGGATTCACCGCGTCGATGACGCGCTGCGCACTTGCGCGGTATGCATCGAGATTGCTGTCGTGTTCACGGAAGGCGCGCAGCAGTTGGCGTCCGCCCTCTTGCGCGTCGAAGCCCGGGAAATAGTAGCCCGTGTCCTTGAGCCACGGCGAGTTGTGAATCAGCGGATAACTGCCGTAGAGCACATCGAGATACAGATAATTCTGATCGTTGCCCCATTGATGCGACACCACGGCATCCGCGTATTGCGCCATGAAGCCGGCGATGTCGTCACGGCCATGGAACGTCGACTTGGAATCCTTCACGATATCCAGCGAGTTCGCCATGTACATGAGCGTCGGGTGATCCTTCATGTGCATTGAATTGAGCACATGCATGGCCGATACGCTCGAACGATCCGCGCGATACGCTTCCTTACAGACGAGCACCGGAATGCTCGACGTTTTCACGACCGAAATATTCGGCTCGAACATTGCAACGCGGAAACCTTGCGGCTGGATGGCCGGCTGAGCCGACGCGTTCGCGCGGCGCTCATAGCCGTAGCGCAGGCCGTGTTCTTCCACTTCCGCGATGCGCTGTTGGACGAACTGCGGATGCCAGATGAACGGAATGAGATGAACCGGGCAGCGATGCAGCGTGCGCATCATCGGGACGGACAGACGGTCCTTCGACATCAGCCAGACCTGGTCGTAACGGTCGGGACGCATCACATGAACGGGCTTGTCGAAGACCGGCGACTCGACGAGCCCAACATAAGGCTGGCCGCAACCGTAGTAGGCGACTTTCTTGCCACGTGCGCGCATGAGGTCGAGCCATTGCGTGTCGAGCGCACCGCCCATTTCGAAGATGACGTCGACGGCATCGGTCGCATCCGGAATGCGCATGATGCGCAAACCCTTCAACGCGGCGTCGACTTGCGGCGGCAATGCGTTCTGCTCGCCTACGTCGATCAGCGAAACGCTCTCGACGAATGGAAGCCTCTGAAGCGCTTCCGCCAAAAAGATCGTTCTGGCCCAGGCCGTTTTGCCAGATGTTTTGGCCTTGATGCGTGACGACTGAAATTCCGACTCGAATGGTCATCGGATTGGCATCCTAAAAATGACGAGACTACGCTTTTGGGAAAAGATGTTCCGCGGTAACTTGATCGCGGCGACCCGCAAGGAATAAAAGCAGCGGGCGGCGTGGCGTTGCTGGACTCATGCAGCAGCAGCGGAAGTAAGGAGTTTTCGCGCAAAACGCGTTGAAAATTCCTAATTGAAGCGCTTCCGCGTCTTAATATATCGGGAAACTTCTGAAGCCTAAATATATAGAAGAAGCGTCGAAATTCCCAGTAATGCGCGAATAAATGAGAACAGGCTTATCTGAGTCTTAATTGAAGCTCAAGTCGCCTTAATCGCCGTGATTTTTGAAATTCGAATTAGTCTGATTCACTAAGCGAAAGAATGGCAGGCCAAGCAGAAGCGGCAGCAGAGCAGATGCGCGGGACTGAAAGCGAAAAAGCGCGTCCGACCGCTCACACAGTCAGGACGCGCTTTCTGAAACAACAAAAAGCTTACTGGTGCGGCGCCAGTTCGCTCGCAGCGCGTGCAAGACGCGTGACTTCCTCCCAGTTCTGCGCGGCAAGCGCGGCCTTCGGCGTCAGCCAGGAACCGCCGACACACACCACATTCGGCTGTGCGAGAAAGTTGGTTGCGGTTTCAGCCGTGATCCCGCCCGTCGGACAGAATTTCAGATTCGGGAACGGTCCGTAGAACGCCTGAAGCATCGGAATGCCGCCCGCCTGCTGCGCCGGGAAAAACTTGACGATTTCGTAGCCCAATTCCATTGCGGCGATGATATCGCTGGGCGTCATCACGCCCGGCAGCAGCGGCAAGCCGGCGTCCTGCGCGGCCTTGTGCATGTCCTTCGTGAGACCGGGCGACACGCCGAACTGCGCGCCCGCCTTCTTCGCCTGCGCGCAATGCTCGGGCTTCGTGATGGTGCCCACGCCGACGACGATATCGTCGGCCAACTGGCTCGCGCGCTCGATCGCGCCGATGCCCGCTGGCGTGCGCAGCGTGATTTCCAGCACTTTCACACCGCCCGCATGCAGCGCGCGCGACACATGTTCGCCTTGCTCGACCGTTTCGAACGCCAGCACCGGAATCACCGGGCCCAGACGCACGATTTCGCTTACCGATTTCATTTGATGCGACTCCTGTTTTTGATGCGGCGCCATTCGGTCTGTCCGCGGTTGCTCGACGTTGCGATGTTCAATGCTGCGTGGCGTGCGCCTTGTTCAGCGCCGATGCCGCGGCGCGCGCGTTATCGCGAAGCGGATTCTTATCTTGCGGGGCGGCCGCGCCGTTCGCCCCGTCGTGCGCGGACGTCGCGCCGATGAGCGCGCCGAACACCGACGCCCCCTCTTCCGCTGGCAGCGCCGCGCTACGGAATACGCCGAACAGTTCGCGTCCGAATCCTGCTTCGTTGTCCGCCTGATAGAGCGGCGCTTGTACTTCCCGCGATGCCCACTCGTTCGCATCGATTTCGATGTCGAGCACGCCGGCGGGCGCGTCGATCACGAGCATGTCGCCGGTGCGGACCTTGCCGAGCGGTCCTTGCAGCAGCGCCTCAGGCGACACATGAATAACCGCCGGCACCTTGCCCGACGCGCCCGACATGCGCCCGTCCGTGACCAGTGCGACATGGAAGCCCTGATCCTGCAGCACGCCGAGCAGCGGCGTCAAACGATGCAGTTCGGGCATGCCGTTCGCGCGCGCGCCCTGGAAGCGCACGACGGCGACGAAATCGCGCTTCAGTTCGCCCTTGTCGAACGCTTCCTGCACTTCCTCTTGCGAATTGAACACGATGGCCGGCGCCTTCACCATGCGATGCTCCGCCGCAACCGCCGAAATCTTGATGACGCCGCGCCCGAGCTTGCCCTGCATGAGACGCAGCCCGCCGTCCGGCTGGAACGGCTCGCCGATGCCGCGCAGCACCTTGGTGTCGTGGCTTTCGGGTGCGCCGTCGACCCATTGCAGTTTGCCGTCGATGAGCTTCGGCTCCTTCGTATAGTGCGAAAGCCCCTTGCCCGCGACCGTCTGCACATCTTCGTGCAACAAGCCGCCTTCGAGCAGATTGCGTACGAGGAACGCGACGCCGCCCGCCGCGTGGAAGTGGTTCACATCGGCCTTGCCGTTCGGGTAGATCTTCGCGAGTAGCGGCACCACTTGCGAAAGCTCGTCGAAATCGTTCCAGTCGATCATGATGCCCGCCGCCCGCGCGATCGCCACGAGATGCAGCGTATGGTTGGTCGAGCCGCCCGTCGCCAGCAGCGCGACGATGCCGTTCACGATCGCCTTCTCATCGACCACATGGCCGATCGGCGTGTAGTTGCCGCGTTCCAGCGTGATATCGAGCACACGACGCGCGGCCTCGGCCGTGAGCGCGTCGCGCAGGGGCGTGTGCGGATGCACGAACGCCGAGCTCGGCAAATGCAGGCCCATCACTTCCATGAGCATCTGGTTGCTGTTCGCCGTGCCATAGAACGTGCAGGTGCCGTGTCCGTGATACGCCGCGGATTCCGCTTCGAGCAGCGCGCCCCGATCGCATTTTCCGGTCGCGAACTCCTGGCGCACTTTGGCCTTGTCGTCATTGGTCAAGCCGCTGGTCATCGGGCCGGCGGGCACGAAAATGGTCGGCAGGTGACCGAACTGCAACGCGCCGATGGCCAGCCCCGGCACGATCTTGTCGCAAATACCGAGGCACAGGGCCGCGTCGAACATGTTGTGCGTGAGCGCCACGGCCGTGCTCATCGCGATGACTTCACGCGAAAAGAGCGACAGTTCCATGCCGGCGTTGCCTTGCGTGATGCCATCGCACATGGCTGGCACGCCGCCCGCGAATTGCGCGACGCCGCCGTGCTCGCGCGCCGCCTGCTTGATGATGTCGGGGAAGTTCTTGTACGGCGCGTGCGCGGACAGCATCTCGTTATAGGACGAGACGATGCCGATGTTCGGCTCGCGAATCGCCTTGATCGCTATCTTTTCCTCGCCTTCGAGTCCGGCGAAGCCGTGCGCCAGATTCGCGCACGAAAGCGCGCCGCGCGCCGGAAACTTGCCGTGGGCGGCATCGATGCGCGCCAGGTATGCGGAACGCGTCGGCTTGCTGCGCTCGATGATGCGATCGGTGACTTTTTTGAGTTGCGAATGCGGGGAAACCATCGAAGCTCCTTCGTCTTACGCCCGGCGCGCCTGCCGTCGAGGTTGGGTGGAATGTTGCGGAGAACGGCGTTCGGTTCGTTGTCGTGCGATATTGCCGTGTTTCGCGATGTTAGTAGAAAAACTACATTGTGACAACGTGAATTCCTGCATACATTTTAAGCAACCGCATGATTAGAATCGCTTACAGGGAAACGGTCTACGGGATTTCCCTTAGATTGCGCAGACTGATTCTGTAGTATTTGTACATTCTCGATGTTCGGCTATAGTCCCAAGCAATTTTCAGCATAGGCGAGATTTCCGATGTTGCTGTCTCAAGTCGAAGCGAAGCGCGAGCAACTGCGGCCGTCCGAGCGCAAGCTGGCCGACTACGTGCTCGAAGCGCCGCGCGAGGTGCTCGACCTGTCGATGACCGATTTCGCGGCGCGCGCCGGCGTCAGTCAGCCGACCATCGCGCGGTTTTGCCAGGCGCTCGGCTTTTCGGGCTTCCGGGAATTCAAGATTCGCCTCGCTCAGAACATAGCAGCGGACGTTCCCACCGTTTACCGCGACGTGCGCGCGGACGAGCCGCCCGCGGGCGTCGCGGCCAAGGTGCTCGACCGGACCATCGGCGCGCTGATCGCCGTGCGCAATACGCTCTCGTCGGACAGCGTCGCGGCGGCCATCGCGATCCTGGCCGAGGCGCGCCGCATCGAGTTCTACGGCGCGGGCGGATCGGGCATCGCCGCGCTCGACATGCAGCACAAATTTTTTCGATTGGGCGTGCCGTCTGTCGCATACTCCGATCCGCATACGTACACCACTTCTGCCGCGCTACTCGGCGCGGGCGACGTCGTCGTTGCGATCTCCAATACCGGGCGCACCCGGGACATTCTCGACGCGTGCAGATCGGCGTTGAATGGCGGCGCCAAGGTCATCGCGATCACGCACGGCCACTCGCCGCTCGCGCGCTTGGCGACTGTCGGATTGTTCGCAAATGTCGATGAAGACACCGACATTTTTTCGCCGATGACATCGCGCGTGTCACATCTCGCGATCGGCGACATTCTGGCGGTTGGTCTGGCGCTGGCGCGCGGGCCGGCGCTCGCGGACAAGCTCGCTGAGGCGAAGGACGTGCTGGAAGGACGGCGGGTGGGAGCGTAAGCGGCAGAGGCGGCGTCGCCCTCGAATGAAGAGTGAACGATCGCCTATGCTGTCCTTATTTCCGCTCGTTTATCTGGATCACACATGAGCAGTTCCTTTTCCGTCGAGCGTTTCGAATCGTGCGTCCACAGTGGGAAACCGGATGAAGCCATCGCGCAGCTTTCCGAACTCCATGCATTGCTCCGCGAGCAACCATTCACGGATCTGCTGACTTTGATGGCGCCTTCCGGAGCGTGGCCACGACCCAGCAGAGAGGCGTCGCTCGAACGCTTCGCCGCTCGCATGGCGGCGGCCATCACCGCTCTTATCGGGAATACCGAATTTACGTTCACCGAGGCGCAAGTCACGCGCTTATCGGGCTGTCGCTCGCTCATCCAGCACTTGCTCGGCGCTGCCCCGCTCAAGAATGCGGATTATGTCGCGCGCAGATTCCTTCCTGCCGTCGCAGAAGACGGGACCGTTCAACTCCCTTTTCCCGACGCGATAAAAAGGCTCAGCATTCTGTGCAACTCCGAATCGCAGTTGCCACTCGACTATCCCGCGTGCATGCGTGCAGACCCCATTCCCACGCTCAACCTGGCCATCGCGACAGCCGGTGAGATGCTTCCCGGCAGCGCCGATGCACACCGCAATCGAGAAGCGCTACTCGGCTGGCTCGACAGGACGCTCGATGAACAGAGCGATCTCCGGGACATCGAGATTAAGGGATTGCTGGCGCTCTACATGCATTGCACCTATGCGGAAATCGAACACCGGCACGAAATCAAACGAAGCATTAACAAGCTCGTGCGCAGGACGCTCGCGAACGCCGGGCTGTCTGATCTGATCCCAGACCTCGCCACCTCGCGACGCGCCGGGCGAGCGCGACCGCTCATGCTCGTCGTGCTTGAAGCCTTCGTGGATGGCCATTCGATCATGCGTACCCATTCCCGCACGTTGTCGGCTGCGCGCGCCCACTTCGACATCGTGGCGATGTGTTCAGCCGACACTATCGGAGATCTCGGACGCAAGGTCTTCACACGAGTGATCAATTTGCCTGACCACGAGGGATTTGTGCCCGTCCTCAAGACAATTCGCGACTTTGCGGAGACGGAAAGCCCTGACGTTCTCTATATGCCGAGTGTTGGCATGTCCTTGTTGTCGATCAGCGTGTCCAATATGCGCCTCGCGCCGCTGCAGATTGCAGGACTCGGCCATCCCGCCACCACGCACTCGGAGTGCATCGACTATGTGAGCGTCGAGGACGACTACGTCGGCGATCCGGCGTGTTTCAGTGAAGCGCTTCTGAGACTTCCCAAAGATGGCCAGCCTTATCGGCCTTCGACGTTTATGGAAGCGGTCCCGCCCCGGAGGAAGAAGGCGGCAGGACGGGTAGATATCGGCATCGCCGCGAGCCTGATGAAGCTCTCGCCGAGCTTTTTGGATGCGTGCCGCCAGGTCTCCGCGCGCAGCAAGGTTCCGGTTCACTTCCATTTTCTGACGAGCGGTGGCGACACGGTCACGCTGCTGCATCTGTCGAAAGTGGCCGGACAGGCGATGGTCACGAAAAACGGAACGGTCCTGCCCCACCAGTCCTACATGGACTACGTGAACTATCTCAACAACATGGATATGTTCCTGAGCCCGTTCCCCTTCGGCAACACGAACGGCATCGTGGACGCATTCACGGTCGGATTACCGGGCATCTGCAAGACTGGCCGGGAAGTGTTCGAGCGCATCGACGGCGCGATGTTCATGCGCGCCTATATGCCCGGCTGGATGGTCGCGGAAACCGCGGAGGAATACATCGAAGCCGCGGTGCGACTCGCGAACAATCACGACGAGCGTGAATCGCTGCGCCGCTACATGCTCGAAAAGAACGTAGTGCAGCGCTTCTTCGAAGGGCGTCCGGAAGTCTTCGGTGAAATGGTGCTCGATCTGGTCAACGAGCAACGCCTCAGAACGGCTTGATCACCACGAGCAAGGTCGCGCCGAGAAGCCCGAGAACCGGAAGTTCATTGAACATCCGATACCACCTGTCCGAGCGCCTGTTCTCGCCGCGTTGAAACGTGTGAAGCAAGCGCCCGCAATACGCGTGATACACGATGATCAACGCGACGATGGTCAGCTTCGCGTGCAACCAGCCCTGCCCCGCGCCGATCCCGACGACGAGCCACAGCCACAGCCCACACGCGAGCGCGGGCACCGCGATGAACGTCATGAACCGGAACAGCTTGCGCGCCATCAGCAGCAGCCGCGCGGTGGCCGCCGGATCGGTTTCCATCGCGAGATTCACGAAAATGCGCGGCAGATAAAAAAGCCCCGCGAACCACGAGGCCACCAGCACGATATGCAGCGATTTGATCCAGAGCATCGTTGTTCTTGTCGACTCGCGCTTATTGACGCACTTCGCCGCGCCCCAGCACGACGTACTTGAGCGAAGTCAGCCCTTCCAGGCCGACCGGGCCGCGCGCGTGCAGCTTGTCGTTCGAAATGCCGATTTCCGCGCCGAGGCCGAATTCGAAGCCATCGGCGAAGCGCGTCGAAGCGTTGACCATCACGCTCGCCGAATCCACTTCGCGCAGGAAACGCATCGCGCGGTCGTGATCTTCCGTGCAGATTGCATCGGTGTGATGCGAGCCGTAGCGATTGATATGCTCGATCGCTTCGTCCAGATCGGCGACGACCTTGATCGCGAGAACCGGTGCGAGATATTCCGTGCTCCAGTCTTCTTCGGTCGCATCGACGAGCCCGCCGATCTTCGCCGCTTCGAGCACGGCGCGCGCTTCGGCTTCCACGCGCAGTTCGACTTCCTTCGCCTGAAACGCGCGCGCGAGTTGCGGCAACGCTTGCTGCGCGATGCCGCGCGCGACGAGCAGCGTTTCCATCGTGTTGCAGGTGCCGTAACGATGCGTCTTCGCGTTGTCGCAGATCACCGACGCCTTCGCGAGATCCGCGCGATCGTCGACATAGACGTGACAGATGCCGTCGAGGTGCTTGATCATCGGCACGCGCGATTCTTCCATCAGGCGCGCGATCAGGCTCTTGCCGCCGCGCGGCACGATCACGTCGACGAACTCGGTCATCGTGATGAGCTTGCCCACCGCCGCGCGGTCCGCCGTCTCGACGACCTGCACCGCGTCCTGCGGCAATCCGGCCGCTTCCAGCCCAACGCCGATCAGCTTCGCGAGCGCCGTATTGCATTCGAGCGCCTCGGAGCCGCCGCGCAGAATCGTCGCGTTGCCGGATTTGAGGCACAGCGCGGCCGCGTCGATGGTCACGTTCGGCCGCGATTCGTAGATGATGCCGATCACGCCGAGCGGCACGCGCATCTGTCCGACCTGAATGCCGCTCGGACGGAACTTGAGCCCGCTGATCTCGCCGATCGGATCGGCCAGTGCGGCCACCTGCCGCAAGCCTTCGACCATCGTGTTGAGCGCCTTGTCGGAGAGCGTCAGGCGGTCGATGAACGCGGCGTCGTGGCCTTTTTCGCGCGCGCGCGCAAGGTCACGGCCGTTGGCTTCCTTGAGCGCCTCGCGCTCGCGTTCGATGGCGTCCGCCACCGCGTGCAGCGCCGCATTCTTCGCCGCCGTCGACGCCCGCGCCATCGCGCGCGACGCCGCACGTGCGCGGCGGCCGAGGTCGGTCATGTATTGATCGATGTTCATCGTGGGTCTCATCCGTGATCCGCTTTCTTGAGCCGCCTTCACGGCCGAAGCGTCGATGCATCATTCTAAGCCGTTGCACGAATTGCAACAGCGCGTGACAGAAGCGTTCTAGCGACGCGGTCGTGGCGCTGGCGCAGCCTGCGCCGGCTTGCCACTGTGCGCGACGGCCATCGCCAGTTCGAACATGCCAGCCCACGGGTCCGGCGGCGGCTCGCTGCCGCGCTTGCCCGTGCTGCCCGAGAGCCCCTTCACCTGCCGGTCGAGGCGCGCCGCGAGCGACAGCGCCTTTTCCAGCGCTTCATCCGTCACGCGCGAGAGCGCCGGACCGATCAGCCGTTCGCGCGGCCCCCAGACGCGGTTCTCGCGCAACAGCGTGGCGAGCGGCTTGCCTGAAGCCACGCCGCGCTTGATGCGCAACAGCGTACGCACCTCTTCGACGAGCGCCCACAGCACGAGCACGGCGGCTTCGCCTTCGCCCTTCAGGCCATCGAGCATGCGTGCGAGACGGCCGACGTCGCCCGTCAGCATCGCCTCGTTGAGCTTGAACACGTCGTAGCGCGCGACGTTCAGCACCGCGTCGTGGATCTGCTCGAACGTGAGCACGCCCTCGGGATACAACAGCCCGAGTTTCTGAATTTCCTGATGCGCGGCGAGCAGATTGCCTTCCACCCGTTCCGCGATGAACGACAACGCGCGCCGACCTTCCTCGCCGGGCGCGACGCGCTGACCTTGCTGCGCGAGCCGCTGGCCGACCCACATCGGCAATTGCGCGCGTTCGATCGGATCGATCTTCAGCGCGACGCCCGCGCCGCTCAACGCCGTGAACCAGCCCGCTTTCTGCGTCGCGCCGTCCACGCGCGGCAGTGTGACGAGCGTCACGACATCCGGGTTATCGGCGTCGGCGAGCGTCTTCAGCGCTTCCGCGCCTTCCTTGCCCGGCTTGCCGGTGGGAATGCGCAGTTCGATGAGTTGACGGTCGCCGAAGAGCGACATCGATTGCGTCGCGCCGATGAGCGCGCTCCAGTCGAAGCCACGCTCGACGGTGAACACCGTGCGGTCCGTGAAGCCGCCCGCACGCGCAGCGGCCCGGATGCGGTCGCACGCTTCCTGCGCGAGCAGATGCTCATCGCCATAGACGACGTACAGACCCTTCAGGCCTTTCGCGAGGTGCGCTTCGAGCGCGTCGAGCTTCAGTTGCATGATGCTGACGGGCGCGGCCGATCAGAGCGGCGGCACCGGCAGCGGCGCGCGCGGCGCGACGCCCGGTGTCTGTTCGCCCGGCGCCGGATGCAGCGAGCGCACCGTTGCGAGACGGCGCGTCAGCTGATCGACCGCGTCGTTGCGCATGTCGTTGTATAGCAGCGTCGCTTCCTGGCCTTTTGCGAGCGTGTATTGATCGCTGTAGGTCATCGAGCGGTTCAGCACGATCGCGCTCGGCGGAATCAGCAGCGTGCCATCGGCGCCTGCCAGCGAATAGTTCACGTTGTACACGAGCTCGTATTCCTGCACGGCGCCCTGCGCATTCAGGCTCAGCGTGCGCAATCCCTGACCTTCCGACAGAGTGAGCGTCGCGTCCGGCTTCTCGTAAGGTTTGACGATCACCGTGTCGCTGCCGC from the Caballeronia sp. NK8 genome contains:
- a CDS encoding DUF2827 family protein, with product MAEALQRLPFVESVSLIDVGEQNALPPQVDAALKGLRIMRIPDATDAVDVIFEMGGALDTQWLDLMRARGKKVAYYGCGQPYVGLVESPVFDKPVHVMRPDRYDQVWLMSKDRLSVPMMRTLHRCPVHLIPFIWHPQFVQQRIAEVEEHGLRYGYERRANASAQPAIQPQGFRVAMFEPNISVVKTSSIPVLVCKEAYRADRSSVSAMHVLNSMHMKDHPTLMYMANSLDIVKDSKSTFHGRDDIAGFMAQYADAVVSHQWGNDQNYLYLDVLYGSYPLIHNSPWLKDTGYYFPGFDAQEGGRQLLRAFREHDSNLDAYRASAQRVIDAVNPFNQAKLDAFADRLINLCQGSKLEVGV
- a CDS encoding DUF2827 family protein; the protein is MTGNGEAAYWITIGLHHEVETLWNNGIKQNAVFLAEALKNCPNVESVVLVKTTYIPITDKLPWDLERWPTVTFDHAKDNVDVLIELGGQFDPMATDYLKRRGARLVSYCCGFEMVHAMESILFNKPSFGEHLFVNQRYDDFWMIPQVANISSLFRSAAAAAISRISRVL
- a CDS encoding MurR/RpiR family transcriptional regulator, translated to MLLSQVEAKREQLRPSERKLADYVLEAPREVLDLSMTDFAARAGVSQPTIARFCQALGFSGFREFKIRLAQNIAADVPTVYRDVRADEPPAGVAAKVLDRTIGALIAVRNTLSSDSVAAAIAILAEARRIEFYGAGGSGIAALDMQHKFFRLGVPSVAYSDPHTYTTSAALLGAGDVVVAISNTGRTRDILDACRSALNGGAKVIAITHGHSPLARLATVGLFANVDEDTDIFSPMTSRVSHLAIGDILAVGLALARGPALADKLAEAKDVLEGRRVGA
- the lptE gene encoding LPS assembly lipoprotein LptE — protein: MGVDVTGKVSTSRRSFLTLLGGAAMLSACGFQLRGQQDYAFKRLAITGGVPQMVARLERMVQGGSDTVIVKPYEKPDATLTLSEGQGLRTLSLNAQGAVQEYELVYNVNYSLAGADGTLLIPPSAIVLNRSMTYSDQYTLAKGQEATLLYNDMRNDAVDQLTRRLATVRSLHPAPGEQTPGVAPRAPLPVPPL
- the holA gene encoding DNA polymerase III subunit delta; this encodes MQLKLDALEAHLAKGLKGLYVVYGDEHLLAQEACDRIRAAARAGGFTDRTVFTVERGFDWSALIGATQSMSLFGDRQLIELRIPTGKPGKEGAEALKTLADADNPDVVTLVTLPRVDGATQKAGWFTALSGAGVALKIDPIERAQLPMWVGQRLAQQGQRVAPGEEGRRALSFIAERVEGNLLAAHQEIQKLGLLYPEGVLTFEQIHDAVLNVARYDVFKLNEAMLTGDVGRLARMLDGLKGEGEAAVLVLWALVEEVRTLLRIKRGVASGKPLATLLRENRVWGPRERLIGPALSRVTDEALEKALSLAARLDRQVKGLSGSTGKRGSEPPPDPWAGMFELAMAVAHSGKPAQAAPAPRPRR
- the eda gene encoding bifunctional 4-hydroxy-2-oxoglutarate aldolase/2-dehydro-3-deoxy-phosphogluconate aldolase, with protein sequence MKSVSEIVRLGPVIPVLAFETVEQGEHVSRALHAGGVKVLEITLRTPAGIGAIERASQLADDIVVGVGTITKPEHCAQAKKAGAQFGVSPGLTKDMHKAAQDAGLPLLPGVMTPSDIIAAMELGYEIVKFFPAQQAGGIPMLQAFYGPFPNLKFCPTGGITAETATNFLAQPNVVCVGGSWLTPKAALAAQNWEEVTRLARAASELAPHQ
- a CDS encoding glutamate-5-semialdehyde dehydrogenase; protein product: MNIDQYMTDLGRRARAASRAMARASTAAKNAALHAVADAIEREREALKEANGRDLARAREKGHDAAFIDRLTLSDKALNTMVEGLRQVAALADPIGEISGLKFRPSGIQVGQMRVPLGVIGIIYESRPNVTIDAAALCLKSGNATILRGGSEALECNTALAKLIGVGLEAAGLPQDAVQVVETADRAAVGKLITMTEFVDVIVPRGGKSLIARLMEESRVPMIKHLDGICHVYVDDRADLAKASVICDNAKTHRYGTCNTMETLLVARGIAQQALPQLARAFQAKEVELRVEAEARAVLEAAKIGGLVDATEEDWSTEYLAPVLAIKVVADLDEAIEHINRYGSHHTDAICTEDHDRAMRFLREVDSASVMVNASTRFADGFEFGLGAEIGISNDKLHARGPVGLEGLTSLKYVVLGRGEVRQ
- the edd gene encoding phosphogluconate dehydratase encodes the protein MVSPHSQLKKVTDRIIERSKPTRSAYLARIDAAHGKFPARGALSCANLAHGFAGLEGEEKIAIKAIREPNIGIVSSYNEMLSAHAPYKNFPDIIKQAAREHGGVAQFAGGVPAMCDGITQGNAGMELSLFSREVIAMSTAVALTHNMFDAALCLGICDKIVPGLAIGALQFGHLPTIFVPAGPMTSGLTNDDKAKVRQEFATGKCDRGALLEAESAAYHGHGTCTFYGTANSNQMLMEVMGLHLPSSAFVHPHTPLRDALTAEAARRVLDITLERGNYTPIGHVVDEKAIVNGIVALLATGGSTNHTLHLVAIARAAGIMIDWNDFDELSQVVPLLAKIYPNGKADVNHFHAAGGVAFLVRNLLEGGLLHEDVQTVAGKGLSHYTKEPKLIDGKLQWVDGAPESHDTKVLRGIGEPFQPDGGLRLMQGKLGRGVIKISAVAAEHRMVKAPAIVFNSQEEVQEAFDKGELKRDFVAVVRFQGARANGMPELHRLTPLLGVLQDQGFHVALVTDGRMSGASGKVPAVIHVSPEALLQGPLGKVRTGDMLVIDAPAGVLDIEIDANEWASREVQAPLYQADNEAGFGRELFGVFRSAALPAEEGASVFGALIGATSAHDGANGAAAPQDKNPLRDNARAAASALNKAHATQH
- a CDS encoding CopD family protein, producing MLWIKSLHIVLVASWFAGLFYLPRIFVNLAMETDPAATARLLLMARKLFRFMTFIAVPALACGLWLWLVVGIGAGQGWLHAKLTIVALIIVYHAYCGRLLHTFQRGENRRSDRWYRMFNELPVLGLLGATLLVVIKPF